Below is a genomic region from Planctomycetia bacterium.
CGCTGCCGAGCACATTGCCGCCGAATTCGTGCGCTGGCTCAGCGACGTGGCGGCCGCGACGCCGACGATGCAGCCGGCCGATGAAGTGGGCCGCGTCCGAATTCTGGCCGCGGCCAGCGTACGGGCGTTGGAGATCCCGTACCTGTTCGTTGCCGGAATGTCGGAGAAGGCGTTCCCAGCCGCGGCGGGCGAAGGGCGCGTCTATGGCGAAGCCGAATGCCGGCAACTGTGCGACGCCGGGCTGCCGCTCGTGCTCCGCGCAGAGCGCGCGGAAGAGGAAATGCTGCTCTTCTACGAGACGTTCACCCGCGCACGGCGACGGCTGTATCTGTCGTATCCGGCCATCGACGCCCGGGCGCAACCGTTATCGCCGAGTCCATATCTCACGGAAGCGGAACGCGCGATGGGAGGCGCGGAGATTCAACGGCATGTCACCGAGAATCTCAGTCCGCTGCCAGCGCGTGGCGAACTCTGGAACGAACGCGACTGGCGCGTCGGCGCCGTCGTGGCCGCGGCGTCCGGCGAGTCTCATTCCTTGGACGCATTAGCGCGGCAGCCGGCGCTCTCGGCGATGACCGCCAACGTGCTGGGCGGGCTGAGCGTCGTGCAGGCTCGTTCGACGCGTGAAGTGTTCGGTCCGTTTGAAGGGATGCTCGTCAGCGGCGCCGTGCAACGCGATTGCTCAAAGCGATTTGGGCCGCAGCGCGTTTGGAGCGCAACCGAACTGGAACAATACGGTGAATGTCCGTTTCGGTTCTTCATGGAGCGTGTGCTGAACCTGTCGCCTCTGCCGGAGCCGGAGTTAACGGCGGACTACATGACGCGCGGCGCGCGGATGCACTCCGTATTGGCGGCATTGCATCGCCACGTGAACGTGATGCACGCGCCGGGCGCCCATCCACAGATCTTGGACGTCGACAGCTATGCGGAGTTGATTGATCGATTGCTGTTGGATTCGATCGCGGCCGAAGCGCCGGAGGATGCTTCGCTCGCGGGCGCGCTCGACGACCTGCAACGCCGCGAGTTACGGGAATGGTTGGTTGACTATCGGGAGCAACACCAGCACTATGCCGGAGTGTCGGGACTCACGACGCCGATGCAGCCATTGCATTTCGAGGCCGCGTTTGGCATGCGGCGGGAACGGCGCGAAGGCGAGCCGGCCCGCGATGACATCTCCGTCGATGAATGTCTGGAGCTGCGTCGCGGCGAGGACTCGATTCGCATCGCCGGACGCGTCGATCGTGTGGACGTGGCCGACGTGGATGGCCGCCTGGTCTTCAACGTGCTCGACTACAAGACCGGCAAGCATCCCAAGAAGAACGCCATCGAGTCCGCGGCGGCGCTCCAACTGCCGCTCTATGCACTGGCCGTCGAGCGCCTGCTACTCGCGCCACACGGCGCTGTACCCTGGCAGATCGGCTATTGGTCGGTCGCCGACAAGGGATACTCCGGGCACTTGCAGCTCGGCGTGCAAGCCGGCGAAAACGTGAGCACGACCGATGTTTGGCGTCAACTCATCGACACGATTGAGAACCAGGTGTTCGCGCTCGTCCGCGGGTTGCGTCACGCAGAGTTTCCCATGCACAACACCGACAAGCATTGCACCTCGCGGTGCGACTTCCACACGACGTGTCGGGTCAATCAAGTTCGCTCGCTGGAGAAAACATGGCAGCCGCCGGCGGAACACCCCTCGGCCTGACCGGGGAGCAACGCGAGGCCCTGGAAACTCGCGGCGTATCGATTGCGCTCTCGGCGGGGGCCGGTTGCGGCAAGACGTTCGTGCTCACCGAGCGCTTCCTGGCGGAAATCGCGCCGGACGCGCGGGCCGTACGCTCGGAACTTAGTGAAGTCGTGGCGATCACCTTCACGGAACGCGCCGCGCGCGAAATGCGGGAGCGCATTCGACAGAAGACTCGCGAGCGACTATTGGCCGCCGAGGAAGCGGATGAAGCGGACTTCTGGCTCTCGATCGAGCGGCAACTCGATGCCGCGCGGGTCAGCACGATCCATTCCTTCTGCGTATCGCTGCTACGATCGCAGGCGATCGACGCCGGACTTGATCCGCGTTTCGCCGTGCTGGACGAAAAACAAACCCGCGCGTTGCAGAACGCGATCGTCGAAGATCAACTTCGCAATCTGCTGGCGGCGCGCCACGCCTCGTCGATGGAGCTGGTCTTCCAGGTCGGACTTCGGTCCGCCTCCGAGTTGTTGCGGCAGGTGCTTGTGGAGCGGCATGCATTCCGGCTTGACGCCTGGCGGGGCCTCAGCGCCGAAGCCTTGCTCGCCCGCTGGCAGCAATACTTCGTCGACGTCTATCGCCCTGCCAAGCTACGCGACTTCCAAGAGCATCATTCCTGGCGCACGGTCGAACAAATGGCCCGTGGGACGCCTCCCAGCGATGCCAACCTGCGCGCGCGCTGCGAACAGTTGGTCGAGCTGTTCGATCGCTTGCCGACGAGCGAAGAAATTGTGCCGATCTTGAGGCAAATCAAGGAACAAGCCGGCGTTAAGGGAGCGAAGAAGAAGCTGGAAGTCAACTGGAGCGTCGACGAGTACGACCGATTCGCCGCGGCGGCCGAGAAACTTCGCGAGCGGATTACGGCCAGCCTGAAGGAGCGTAACCGCTGGGAGTTTTCTCCCGAGGGCGCGCGATTGTCGGCGGAATTGGGCGTGCATTTGATCGCGCTCGCGGAAGTCGTGATTGCCGCATACGACGCCGCGAAACGCGACGCGGCGGCGCTCGATTTCGAGGACTTGTTGATCCTGGCCCGCGACCTGCTCACCGGAGACGAGCGCGCGCCGTTGCGGCGGCATGTCGCCGAGCAGATTCGCTTACTGCTCGTCGACGAGTTCCAAGACACCGACCCGCTGCAGGTCGATCTCGTGCGGGCCCTCTGCGACGCGGCGCTTACGGAGGGCAAGCTATTTTTCGTGGGAGATTTGAAGCAATCGATCTATCGTTTTCGCGGCGCGCAGCCGGATGTGTTCCGCGCGTTGCGTGAATCGATGCCGGAATCCGGCCGGTTGCCGTTGACCCGCAACTTTCGCAGCCAGCCGGAAATCCTGGCGTTCGTTAACGCGCTGTTTCACGAGGAACTCGGCCCGGCGTACGAACCGCTCACAGCCAACCGACCGCAGGTGACCGTGCCGCCCGCGGTGGAGTTCCTCTGGGTCCGCAGCGAGGAGGATCCGGAAGAGGACTCCGCCAGGCAGCCCGGCAAGGAGGTCGAGGCGGAATGGATCGCCCGGCGGCTGCGCGCAATGCTCGACTCCGAAGAGCCGATCGTGTTGGCGCACGATGACAACGGCGCGCCGACGGCACGGGCCGCGCGTCCGGGCGATATGGCGCTGCTGTTCCGCGCCATGACGCACGTCGAACTGTACGAAGCGGCCCTCCGCAACTACGGCATCGACTACTACGTTGTCGGCGGGCATGCCTTCTACGCTCAGCAGGAAGTGTTTGACTTAGTGAATCTATTGCGCGCCGTGACGAGTCGCGCGGATGAACTCAGTTTGGCTGGCGTTCTGCGCAGCCCGTTCTTCAGCCTGGCGGATGAGACGTTGTATTGGTTGGCTAAGCATCCGGAGGGTCTGCAAGCCGGTTTGTCACAGAGTGCGCAGCCTGCCGTATTGCCCGCGGACGAGCAGCGAAAGGCCGTGTTTGCTGCGCAGACGATCGAAACGCTCCGCGCGCTCAAAGATCGAGTGCCGATTGCCGCGCTCGTGCAAGAATCACTGCGACTCACCGGCTACGACGCCGTGCTGACCGCGGAATTTCTCGGCGAGCGCAAGTTGGCCAACTTACATAAGTTGATCGACCAGGCCCGCGAGATGGACGCCGCTGGCATCTTCACGTTAGGGGATTTCGTCGCACAGCTCGCGGAGTTCACGCGGCAACAACCTAAGGAAGCGCCGGCGGCGACTCTGGCGGAGAACGCCAACGTCGTGCGATT
It encodes:
- a CDS encoding PD-(D/E)XK nuclease family protein, whose product is MPPPPTLITGPAASGKTSLALAEYAARFSAVRPGQALWMAPSGRAATQIRGQILAAAPRAAVLAPGVHTFAGLAAAVVQASRQPVRRIGPLEKRVLVARLIDEARRSGRLRHFHAVADTRGFIDLILQFIAEWKRLEIWPDDFRSAAESRGRTAKDAELAMLYESYQATLTRRQWFDAEGLIWLARAQLRDGQAAPFPELRILVADGFSDFTRTEHEILELLAKRSERSLITLPDEAGDERSDLFAKARRTATQIKSRQPGCCIEQLPPRSSGAWPAMEHLERRVFGHPRQVVQSNDARRIEILAASRELGELEMIATRIKSLLIDGDSDDGRAVAPGDIAVVYRSLDSVAPLVREAFERYGIPYYLEKAESLSATPLVSALLQLLRLHAEDWPHRTLLSVLNQAYFRPPWAGWSTRAATAVERAVRAMQLPRGREALLKRSERAALSAPDDLKMDVAAQHRFLAALREELASLPERALAPDWLASLEQVSRALGYFRELSAADASAWRQLQEAAALLARMSDELGDAAEHIAAEFVRWLSDVAAATPTMQPADEVGRVRILAAASVRALEIPYLFVAGMSEKAFPAAAGEGRVYGEAECRQLCDAGLPLVLRAERAEEEMLLFYETFTRARRRLYLSYPAIDARAQPLSPSPYLTEAERAMGGAEIQRHVTENLSPLPARGELWNERDWRVGAVVAAASGESHSLDALARQPALSAMTANVLGGLSVVQARSTREVFGPFEGMLVSGAVQRDCSKRFGPQRVWSATELEQYGECPFRFFMERVLNLSPLPEPELTADYMTRGARMHSVLAALHRHVNVMHAPGAHPQILDVDSYAELIDRLLLDSIAAEAPEDASLAGALDDLQRRELREWLVDYREQHQHYAGVSGLTTPMQPLHFEAAFGMRRERREGEPARDDISVDECLELRRGEDSIRIAGRVDRVDVADVDGRLVFNVLDYKTGKHPKKNAIESAAALQLPLYALAVERLLLAPHGAVPWQIGYWSVADKGYSGHLQLGVQAGENVSTTDVWRQLIDTIENQVFALVRGLRHAEFPMHNTDKHCTSRCDFHTTCRVNQVRSLEKTWQPPAEHPSA
- a CDS encoding UvrD-helicase domain-containing protein; amino-acid sequence: MAAAGGTPLGLTGEQREALETRGVSIALSAGAGCGKTFVLTERFLAEIAPDARAVRSELSEVVAITFTERAAREMRERIRQKTRERLLAAEEADEADFWLSIERQLDAARVSTIHSFCVSLLRSQAIDAGLDPRFAVLDEKQTRALQNAIVEDQLRNLLAARHASSMELVFQVGLRSASELLRQVLVERHAFRLDAWRGLSAEALLARWQQYFVDVYRPAKLRDFQEHHSWRTVEQMARGTPPSDANLRARCEQLVELFDRLPTSEEIVPILRQIKEQAGVKGAKKKLEVNWSVDEYDRFAAAAEKLRERITASLKERNRWEFSPEGARLSAELGVHLIALAEVVIAAYDAAKRDAAALDFEDLLILARDLLTGDERAPLRRHVAEQIRLLLVDEFQDTDPLQVDLVRALCDAALTEGKLFFVGDLKQSIYRFRGAQPDVFRALRESMPESGRLPLTRNFRSQPEILAFVNALFHEELGPAYEPLTANRPQVTVPPAVEFLWVRSEEDPEEDSARQPGKEVEAEWIARRLRAMLDSEEPIVLAHDDNGAPTARAARPGDMALLFRAMTHVELYEAALRNYGIDYYVVGGHAFYAQQEVFDLVNLLRAVTSRADELSLAGVLRSPFFSLADETLYWLAKHPEGLQAGLSQSAQPAVLPADEQRKAVFAAQTIETLRALKDRVPIAALVQESLRLTGYDAVLTAEFLGERKLANLHKLIDQAREMDAAGIFTLGDFVAQLAEFTRQQPKEAPAATLAENANVVRLMSIHQSKGLEFPIVVVPDLNARRQGSQDQIAFDPQLGPLVRAKRDTGLVGLEMCRLVNSEEDRAERSRLLYVAATRAADYLILSSGVKDLTRPTGPWLELLAKRFDLETGELLAELPDEYDRPQVRVTMSEPACVRPKLEHQARPDWQAIVASLTPAAKANGMRLPRSVARVEVDYQARRRFSFSRLSGALEPHSDDPVLPEVDESAQHDALSLGLLVHATLEQLDIASNESPENLVDLLAPRFVKPDAPEIPLAKALLSRLATSGVLKELADARALYRELPFSLRWPIDASPDDAVVIDGVIDCLYQDADDHWHLLDFKSHRVSAEGVPNAARRYEAQLLLYTTALQQALGVEPHGASLYFLQPGVRHAVNWDSASKSRMYAEIDAAIARLRSPPAPSAKASE